A single window of Gossypium arboreum isolate Shixiya-1 chromosome 13, ASM2569848v2, whole genome shotgun sequence DNA harbors:
- the LOC108464285 gene encoding probable acyl-activating enzyme 16, chloroplastic: protein MKFIVLLWGEKSRLANNETLGVPVFSYKEMVKLGRENCAVLIDSLDARKGCRYEVIGSHDIAAIVYTSGTTSNPKGIMLSHKNLLHQIENLGVLGPAKAGDRFLSMLPTWHTYERAC from the exons ATGAAATTTATTGTTCTACTTTGGGGGGAGAAATCACGCCTGGCCAACAATGAAACACTCGGTGTACCTGTATTCAGTTATAAGGAGATGGTGAAGTTAGGAAGAGAAAATTGTGCTGTCCTTATTGATTCTCTTGATGCTA GAAAAGGTTGCAGATATGAAGTGATCGGCTCACATGATATTGCTGCCATTGTATATACGAGTGGAACCACTAGTAACCCAAAAGGCATTATGCTTTCACATAAAAACTTATTGCACCAG ATAGAAAATTTGGGGGTTCTTGGACCTGCTAAAGCGGGGGATAGATTTCTAAGTATGCTTCCTACTTGGCACACATATGAGCGGGCTTGTTAG